In a single window of the Xylanimonas protaetiae genome:
- a CDS encoding formate/nitrite transporter family protein produces MSPVLTVESTPASDAHPDRLPAATRDRVPTDVVDRMVESGAYKAHRSSRKVFVQAVLGSFVFGAVVMLAGTIVSQTGLPFLGAVVFPMAFVIVILLGLELVTSSMGLVPLAWWRKRATGRDTLRTLGVAIAGHIVGCALFALVFWATVTEMGHTYDAPLAVWIRDLALHKTHGYQALGAGAGLSLVFLRAVLCNWLVSLGAVMGMTTRSTGARIAAIWMPIMLFFALQWEHSVVNLFVIPAAMLVGAPITFGDWWLWNEIPVLLGNVVGAAVLTAMGLWVSQRGTLPWKRDTFETL; encoded by the coding sequence GTGTCCCCTGTCCTGACCGTCGAGAGCACCCCTGCGTCCGACGCCCACCCCGACCGGCTGCCCGCGGCCACGCGCGACCGGGTGCCCACCGACGTCGTCGACCGCATGGTGGAGTCCGGCGCCTACAAGGCCCACCGCAGCTCGCGCAAGGTCTTCGTGCAGGCCGTGCTCGGCTCGTTCGTATTCGGCGCGGTGGTCATGCTCGCCGGGACGATCGTCTCGCAGACCGGCCTGCCGTTCCTGGGCGCGGTCGTGTTCCCGATGGCGTTCGTCATCGTCATCCTGCTGGGCCTCGAGCTCGTCACCTCGTCCATGGGCCTGGTGCCCCTGGCCTGGTGGCGCAAGCGGGCCACGGGCCGCGACACGCTGCGCACCCTCGGCGTCGCGATCGCGGGCCACATCGTCGGCTGCGCCCTGTTCGCCCTCGTGTTCTGGGCGACGGTCACCGAGATGGGCCACACCTACGACGCCCCGCTCGCCGTCTGGATCCGCGACCTCGCCCTGCACAAGACGCACGGCTACCAGGCGCTCGGCGCGGGCGCCGGCCTGAGCCTGGTGTTCCTGCGCGCGGTGCTGTGCAACTGGCTGGTCTCCCTCGGCGCCGTCATGGGCATGACCACGCGCTCCACGGGCGCGCGCATCGCCGCCATCTGGATGCCGATCATGCTGTTCTTCGCGCTCCAGTGGGAGCACTCGGTGGTCAACCTGTTCGTCATCCCCGCCGCGATGCTCGTGGGCGCGCCCATCACGTTCGGCGACTGGTGGCTGTGGAACGAGATCCCCGTGCTGCTCGGCAACGTCGTCGGCGCGGCCGTGCTCACCGCCATGGGCCTGTGGGTGTCGCAGCGCGGCACCCTGCCCTGGAAGCGCGACACGTTCGAGACCCTCTGA
- a CDS encoding GNAT family N-acetyltransferase, producing the protein MTPRDEAILDHATWSAITGPLAPLAVGDGDARGFQPDVCSFTAVRDWHAPGVWDAIVDLVGPGGDFALPPAGVALPAGWEVTFTLDGVQLVETDRLETRPDDEAVELGADDVPEMLGLVALAQPGPFLPRTYLMGRYVGIRRGGALVAMAGERMHPVGWTEISAVATHPDHRGQGLAARLVRDVAHHIRERGDGVYLHTTATNPARALYAGLGFRLRQELTFGSVRTPA; encoded by the coding sequence GTGACCCCGCGCGACGAGGCGATCCTCGACCACGCCACCTGGTCCGCGATCACCGGCCCCCTGGCACCGCTCGCGGTGGGCGACGGCGACGCGCGCGGGTTCCAGCCGGACGTCTGCTCGTTCACGGCCGTGCGCGACTGGCACGCCCCCGGCGTCTGGGACGCGATCGTCGACCTGGTGGGCCCCGGGGGCGACTTCGCCCTCCCGCCGGCCGGCGTCGCCCTCCCGGCCGGGTGGGAGGTCACCTTCACGCTCGACGGCGTCCAGCTCGTCGAGACCGACCGGCTCGAGACCCGCCCCGACGACGAGGCCGTGGAGCTCGGCGCGGACGACGTGCCGGAGATGCTCGGCCTCGTCGCCCTCGCGCAGCCCGGTCCGTTCCTGCCGCGCACTTACCTCATGGGGCGCTACGTCGGGATCCGCCGCGGCGGCGCCCTCGTGGCGATGGCCGGGGAGCGCATGCACCCCGTCGGCTGGACCGAGATCAGCGCCGTCGCGACGCACCCCGACCACCGCGGCCAGGGCCTGGCCGCGCGGCTGGTCCGGGACGTCGCGCACCACATCCGCGAGCGCGGCGACGGCGTCTACCTGCACACGACGGCCACCAACCCGGCCCGGGCGCTCTACGCCGGGCTGGGCTTCCGCCTGCGTCAGGAGCTGACGTTCGGCTCCGTCCGCACGCCCGCCTGA
- a CDS encoding gamma carbonic anhydrase family protein, with product MATVLPFDGHVPQIDPTAWLAPTATVIGRVRIGPRASVWYGAVLRGDMDEIVLGEGSNLQDNVVVHTDTGVPTRIGAHVGVGHAAIVHGATVGDGALVGMAATLLNGAVVGEGAFVAAGALVREGQEVPPHHLAVGVPAKDRGELDAEGRERVRRNAVEYQALAERHRASQA from the coding sequence ATGGCGACGGTGCTGCCCTTCGACGGTCATGTCCCGCAGATCGACCCGACCGCGTGGCTCGCGCCGACGGCCACGGTGATCGGCCGGGTCCGCATCGGCCCGCGCGCGAGCGTCTGGTACGGCGCCGTGCTGCGCGGCGACATGGACGAGATCGTGCTGGGCGAGGGCAGCAACCTCCAGGACAACGTCGTCGTGCACACGGACACCGGCGTGCCGACGCGCATCGGCGCGCACGTGGGCGTCGGGCACGCAGCGATCGTCCACGGCGCGACCGTCGGCGACGGCGCGCTCGTCGGCATGGCAGCGACGCTCCTCAACGGGGCCGTGGTGGGCGAGGGCGCGTTCGTCGCGGCGGGCGCCCTGGTTCGCGAGGGCCAGGAGGTCCCGCCGCACCACCTCGCCGTCGGCGTCCCGGCCAAGGACCGCGGCGAGCTCGACGCCGAGGGCCGCGAGCGCGTGCGCCGCAACGCCGTCGAGTACCAGGCCCTCGCGGAGCGGCACCGCGCGTCGCAGGCGTGA
- a CDS encoding LLM class flavin-dependent oxidoreductase gives MSVTSATVASASGPRTAKPVVLGVDLTTAGARALRTPGAPVARPFDGERFVRLVRTADQALLDLVVLDEPFLLHPGRGRVSGRLDSAVAAARVAPLTHGIGLVAALDTMHLEASAVADAIAAVDRASDGRSAWQVGCPTGVTPADERWPVQSVADAGRVVRSWDQEGSAGAEPGPDGRVRVDHDGIRFAVRRSVAGRSPLPQGRPPVVMRVQSPRCIVPAATTADVVRIVAPGREEARATREAVHAAALAAGRDPRTLRYLVEAYVVLASDRESALARLAMVEALEGPGVGGGALVVAGTPADLTHTVTDWVDGGVADGFLLRPSALDADLDAVVHGLVPALQARGRFRTSREPSTLREALGLPVPGYAAASDARRDDALVRAG, from the coding sequence ATGTCTGTCACGTCCGCGACCGTCGCGTCCGCGTCCGGGCCCCGCACCGCGAAGCCCGTCGTCCTCGGCGTCGACCTCACCACCGCCGGGGCACGCGCGCTGCGCACCCCCGGCGCCCCGGTCGCCCGCCCGTTCGACGGCGAGCGGTTCGTGCGCCTCGTGCGGACCGCCGACCAGGCGCTGCTCGACCTCGTGGTGCTCGACGAGCCGTTTCTGCTGCACCCCGGCCGCGGCCGGGTCAGCGGCCGCCTCGACTCCGCCGTCGCCGCGGCACGCGTCGCCCCGCTGACGCACGGCATCGGCCTCGTCGCCGCGCTCGACACCATGCACCTCGAGGCGTCGGCCGTCGCCGACGCGATCGCCGCGGTCGACCGTGCCAGCGACGGCCGCTCCGCCTGGCAGGTGGGCTGCCCCACGGGCGTCACCCCGGCCGACGAGCGCTGGCCCGTGCAGTCCGTCGCCGACGCCGGGCGCGTCGTGCGCAGTTGGGACCAGGAGGGCTCGGCGGGCGCCGAGCCCGGCCCCGACGGCCGCGTCCGCGTCGACCACGACGGCATCCGCTTCGCCGTGCGCCGCAGCGTCGCCGGCCGCAGCCCGCTCCCGCAGGGCCGCCCGCCCGTCGTGATGCGCGTCCAGTCGCCCCGGTGCATCGTCCCCGCCGCGACGACCGCCGACGTCGTCCGCATCGTCGCCCCGGGCCGCGAGGAGGCGCGCGCGACGCGCGAGGCCGTGCACGCCGCCGCGCTCGCCGCCGGGCGCGACCCGCGCACCCTGCGGTACCTCGTCGAGGCCTACGTCGTGCTCGCCTCCGACCGCGAGAGCGCCCTCGCGCGCCTCGCGATGGTCGAGGCGCTCGAGGGCCCCGGCGTCGGCGGCGGTGCGCTCGTCGTCGCGGGCACCCCCGCGGACCTCACGCACACCGTCACCGACTGGGTCGACGGGGGCGTCGCCGACGGGTTCCTGCTGCGCCCCTCGGCGCTCGACGCCGACCTCGACGCCGTCGTGCACGGGCTCGTCCCGGCGCTCCAGGCGCGCGGGAGGTTCCGCACGTCCCGCGAGCCGAGCACGCTGCGCGAGGCGCTCGGGCTGCCGGTGCCGGGGTACGCGGCCGCGTCGGACGCCCGGCGCGACGACGCCCTGGTGCGTGCCGGGTAG
- a CDS encoding flavin reductase family protein, with amino-acid sequence MTSPSFPQAFERLISELDEPQLTPEQFKAVFRQHPAGVAVVALTHEDRPVGFTATSVISVSAEPPLLAFSLASTSSSWPAVREATTLAVSFLADHQDDVSARFATSGIDRFAPGGWSTLPTGEPVIDGAVSWLRARVVQRTPVGDSYLVSLRALDAGVTDASALLYRDREYHRIGRHTAI; translated from the coding sequence ATGACCTCTCCTTCGTTTCCCCAGGCATTCGAACGCCTGATCTCGGAGCTCGACGAGCCGCAGCTGACGCCCGAGCAGTTCAAGGCGGTGTTCCGTCAGCACCCCGCCGGCGTCGCCGTCGTCGCGCTCACGCACGAGGACCGGCCCGTCGGGTTCACCGCGACGTCGGTGATCTCCGTGTCCGCCGAGCCGCCGCTGCTGGCGTTCTCCCTGGCCTCCACGTCGTCGTCGTGGCCGGCCGTCCGCGAGGCGACGACGCTCGCCGTCAGCTTCCTGGCCGACCACCAGGACGACGTCTCGGCGCGCTTCGCGACGAGCGGCATCGACCGCTTCGCGCCGGGCGGGTGGAGCACGCTGCCCACGGGCGAGCCCGTCATCGACGGCGCCGTCTCCTGGCTCCGCGCCCGCGTGGTGCAGCGCACCCCGGTGGGCGACAGCTACCTCGTGTCGCTGCGCGCCCTCGACGCCGGCGTCACCGACGCCTCGGCGCTGCTCTACCGCGACCGCGAGTACCACCGCATCGGCCGTCACACGGCGATCTGA
- a CDS encoding GNAT family N-acetyltransferase has protein sequence MTTLTLPDLGVLDAPQWSSLTGAHAHLAEGNDLVLRYPVDVSPFAAVRSWDHPDVWDAIVDVVGHGATFPGPPVGVAVPPGWRQLEQHGGVQLVETEALRPRPDAEAVVLGEADVPEMLALVERSRPGPFLPRTYTLGRYVGFRREGRLVAMAGERLRPTGWTEISAVTTDPEHRGQGLATRLVLDVAHHVRRRGDHVMLHASAANDTAIRLYRGLGFALRRTTDFGAVLTPEA, from the coding sequence ATGACGACGCTCACCCTCCCGGACCTCGGCGTCCTCGACGCACCGCAGTGGTCCTCGCTCACGGGCGCGCACGCGCACCTCGCCGAGGGCAACGACCTGGTGCTGCGCTACCCCGTCGACGTCTCGCCCTTCGCGGCCGTCCGCTCGTGGGACCACCCCGACGTCTGGGACGCGATCGTCGACGTCGTCGGGCACGGCGCTACGTTCCCCGGGCCGCCCGTCGGGGTCGCCGTCCCGCCCGGCTGGCGGCAGCTCGAGCAGCACGGCGGCGTCCAGCTCGTCGAGACCGAGGCCCTGCGGCCGCGGCCCGACGCCGAGGCCGTCGTGCTTGGCGAGGCCGACGTGCCCGAGATGCTCGCGCTCGTGGAGCGCTCGCGCCCCGGGCCGTTCCTGCCGCGCACCTACACGCTGGGCCGCTACGTCGGGTTCCGGCGCGAGGGCCGCCTCGTCGCCATGGCCGGGGAGCGGCTGCGCCCCACCGGCTGGACCGAGATCAGCGCCGTCACCACCGACCCCGAGCACCGCGGCCAGGGCCTCGCCACGCGCCTGGTGCTCGACGTCGCCCACCACGTCCGCCGACGCGGCGACCACGTGATGCTGCACGCGTCCGCCGCGAACGACACCGCCATCCGCCTCTACCGCGGCCTCGGCTTCGCGCTGCGGCGCACCACCGACTTCGGCGCCGTGCTCACGCCCGAGGCATAG
- a CDS encoding LLM class flavin-dependent oxidoreductase yields the protein MTTPFFIGLDVDGAGAHPAAAVASGLVPAELVSGTRLARAVRQAENAGVTFVTFTDALLPAAPGAASSARLESVTRAAFVSRTTTAVGLVPQAPTTYPEPFHLAAQLASLDIAAAGRGGWLAGVTRTPETAQAYGRGPVADVEREARDVVQVVRDLWDTWEDDAVIRDVATGRYVDRDRIHYPEFEGESFSVKGPLITPRPPQGQLVVVAAAGDVAPSVRDERLVDVTLVGGADVATAVAAAEAARAGSPRAGVDLEVVLDGADRTAAERLAALDAAVPAGARSPWGTGALRYEGHAAGLVTLLEGLAQAGVDGVRLLPAVLDEDLPVLARDVLPALRAARLTAAPQPGATLRDSLGLARPANRYDARDAVAVA from the coding sequence ATGACCACCCCCTTCTTCATCGGCCTCGACGTCGACGGCGCGGGCGCGCACCCCGCGGCCGCCGTCGCGTCAGGGCTCGTCCCCGCCGAGCTCGTCTCGGGCACCCGGTTGGCCCGCGCGGTGCGCCAGGCCGAGAACGCCGGCGTCACCTTCGTGACGTTCACCGATGCCCTGCTCCCCGCCGCGCCAGGCGCCGCGTCGTCGGCCCGCCTGGAGTCCGTGACACGGGCCGCGTTCGTCTCGCGCACGACGACGGCGGTCGGCCTCGTGCCGCAGGCGCCCACCACCTACCCGGAGCCGTTCCACCTCGCGGCCCAGCTCGCCTCGCTCGACATCGCGGCCGCGGGCCGCGGCGGCTGGCTCGCGGGCGTCACCCGCACGCCGGAGACCGCGCAGGCCTACGGCCGTGGCCCCGTGGCGGACGTCGAGCGCGAGGCGCGCGACGTCGTCCAGGTGGTGCGCGACCTGTGGGACACGTGGGAGGACGACGCCGTCATCCGCGACGTCGCCACCGGGCGCTACGTGGACCGCGACCGCATCCACTACCCCGAGTTCGAGGGCGAGAGCTTCTCCGTCAAGGGCCCGCTCATCACGCCGCGCCCGCCGCAGGGCCAGCTCGTGGTGGTCGCCGCCGCGGGCGACGTCGCGCCGTCGGTGCGCGACGAGCGGCTCGTCGACGTCACGCTCGTGGGCGGGGCCGACGTCGCCACGGCGGTGGCCGCCGCCGAGGCCGCGCGGGCGGGCTCGCCGCGCGCCGGCGTCGACCTCGAGGTCGTGCTCGACGGCGCGGACCGCACCGCGGCCGAGCGGCTTGCCGCGCTCGACGCCGCCGTCCCCGCCGGCGCCCGCTCCCCGTGGGGCACCGGGGCGCTGCGCTACGAGGGCCACGCGGCCGGGCTCGTCACGCTCCTCGAAGGGCTGGCCCAGGCCGGCGTCGACGGCGTGCGCCTGCTGCCCGCCGTGCTCGACGAGGACCTGCCCGTGCTCGCGCGCGACGTGCTGCCCGCGCTGCGCGCCGCCCGCCTCACCGCCGCTCCCCAGCCGGGCGCGACGCTGCGCGACTCCCTGGGCCTGGCACGGCCCGCCAACCGCTACGACGCGCGCGACGCCGTCGCCGTCGCCTGA
- a CDS encoding NtaA/DmoA family FMN-dependent monooxygenase (This protein belongs to a clade of FMN-dependent monooxygenases, within a broader family of flavin-dependent oxidoreductases, the luciferase-like monooxygenase (LMM) family, some of whose members use coenzyme F420 rather than FMN.), whose product MTDHPLVRPHAQVHFGVFFQGVNHTTIWSDPESGSQTDFASFERVVRTAERGLFDAFFLGEGLRLRESRGRLHDLDVVGRPDAVTQLAALAAVTERIGLVATQNTTYNDPADLARRLQSLDVLSGGRAAWNVVTTDNAWTGANFRRGGYLDHAERYERAAAVLRTARAIWDAFPDAGDDVSRVEVAGSALRTPADVAIDPTTPRSPQGHPVIFQAGDSPAGRDFAAAHADVIFSAHGSVLDDALAFAADVRRRVVAAGRPEDDLKIFPGTSIIVGDTPADAEEKARWVRSQQVTPATALSIVGNVWGEDLSGYDPDGPLPAHDPVVEELGGERGSATTGARTREIAQKWRAISEAEGLSIRQLVIRNSGERGFVGTPSTVAEELTRWVRTGAVDGFNITPWIVPSGLDDIVDRVVPELQERGAYRTAYEGTTLREHVGLREPLTRRAAAADVEAPAA is encoded by the coding sequence ATGACCGACCACCCCCTCGTCCGGCCGCACGCCCAGGTCCACTTCGGCGTGTTCTTCCAGGGCGTCAACCACACCACCATCTGGTCCGACCCGGAGTCGGGCTCGCAGACGGACTTCGCGTCGTTCGAGCGCGTCGTCCGCACCGCCGAGCGCGGCCTCTTCGACGCGTTCTTCCTGGGAGAGGGCCTGCGCCTGCGCGAGTCGCGCGGCCGCCTGCACGACCTCGACGTCGTCGGGCGCCCCGACGCCGTCACGCAGCTCGCGGCGCTCGCCGCCGTGACCGAGCGCATCGGGCTGGTGGCCACGCAGAACACCACGTACAACGACCCGGCCGACCTGGCCCGGCGCCTCCAGAGCCTCGACGTGCTCTCCGGCGGGCGGGCGGCGTGGAACGTCGTCACCACGGACAACGCGTGGACCGGCGCGAACTTCCGCCGCGGCGGCTACCTCGACCACGCCGAGCGGTACGAGCGGGCCGCGGCCGTGCTGCGCACGGCCCGCGCGATCTGGGACGCATTCCCCGACGCCGGCGACGACGTCTCTCGCGTCGAGGTCGCGGGGTCGGCGCTGCGCACGCCCGCCGACGTCGCCATCGACCCGACGACGCCGCGCAGCCCGCAGGGCCACCCGGTGATCTTCCAGGCCGGCGACTCCCCCGCCGGGCGCGACTTCGCGGCCGCGCACGCGGACGTCATCTTCTCCGCGCACGGCTCGGTGCTGGACGACGCGCTGGCGTTCGCCGCCGACGTGCGCCGCCGCGTCGTCGCCGCCGGCCGGCCCGAGGACGACCTCAAGATCTTCCCCGGCACCAGCATCATCGTCGGCGACACCCCCGCCGACGCCGAGGAGAAGGCCCGCTGGGTCCGCTCGCAGCAGGTCACCCCGGCCACGGCGCTCTCGATCGTCGGCAACGTCTGGGGCGAGGACCTCTCCGGCTACGACCCCGACGGCCCGCTGCCCGCGCACGACCCCGTCGTCGAGGAGCTGGGCGGCGAGCGGGGCTCCGCCACGACGGGCGCCCGCACGCGCGAGATCGCGCAGAAGTGGCGCGCGATCTCCGAGGCGGAGGGGCTGTCGATCCGCCAGCTCGTCATCCGCAACAGCGGCGAACGTGGGTTCGTCGGCACGCCGTCGACCGTGGCCGAGGAGCTCACCCGGTGGGTGCGCACCGGCGCCGTGGACGGGTTCAACATCACGCCCTGGATCGTCCCGAGCGGCCTCGACGACATCGTCGACCGCGTGGTCCCCGAGCTGCAGGAGCGCGGCGCCTACCGCACCGCGTACGAGGGCACCACCCTGCGCGAGCACGTCGGGCTGCGGGAGCCGCTCACGAGGCGCGCCGCGGCCGCCGACGTCGAGGCACCGGCGGCCTGA
- a CDS encoding PIN domain-containing protein, with protein MATSAHRTWYVDSSVLLRAIVDSSRAASAWFEAVVANGDRLVASRLLEVEVRRAVRTIGGDQDVVTEYLDEFVLIHIPDDLLDEAVATEQRLGGADSIHVATALRVGTRTITVATHGKQMATAALALGFDVTDPVTDDPRRGPVA; from the coding sequence TTGGCTACTAGTGCCCACCGCACCTGGTACGTCGACTCGTCGGTGCTCCTGCGCGCCATCGTGGACTCGTCTCGAGCAGCCAGCGCCTGGTTCGAGGCCGTGGTGGCGAACGGCGACAGGCTCGTCGCATCCCGCCTCTTGGAGGTCGAGGTCAGGCGTGCCGTCCGCACCATCGGAGGCGATCAAGACGTCGTCACCGAGTACCTCGACGAGTTCGTCCTGATCCACATCCCCGACGACCTCCTCGACGAAGCAGTCGCGACCGAGCAACGTCTCGGCGGAGCCGACTCGATCCACGTCGCGACGGCACTGCGCGTCGGGACAAGAACGATCACCGTGGCCACGCATGGCAAGCAGATGGCCACGGCCGCCCTCGCCCTCGGTTTCGACGTCACCGACCCCGTCACCGACGACCCCCGCAGGGGTCCGGTCGCCTGA
- a CDS encoding MFS transporter has product MTVAVPARSTVDGRLRGPVRSRRTPQAVRAAVLVVCLATGFTTLLDQSMLTVAVPVLRGELGASTAQLQWILAGYSLTFGIALVPAGRLGDLVGRRLLLVAGIVVFSGSSLVGATASGAGVLVLARLLQGIGAGIANPQVIGLMQDHFTGSGRARAFGAYGSIGAFSAVIAPLVGGSVIAAAGPELGWRLVVGLNIPSAVVVVVLALWLVPAAPAHVPSAASAVLSSDADADADAAADAARRATRALRRRGRPRRAPRDGLDVVGLVLITLSVLALLVPFVLQDASLARRVLFAAPLAVVVPALALWERRYARSGRVPVLAPELVRSPGYVLGCLVATFSFGQALGYSAVLMLFLQDGLGLSPVQAGLVTTPGAIVSGVVGNLSWRVLRRWGRAGVTAAYAAKVVTSIGVLVAVLVVPERGFVATLVVAQVVTGALAGVSFSPNQTLTLEHAAPGRHGVAAGALQLAQRISSTVCLAAMTGAYVAVAGPHAVVGHPGATTGHRAALAVATGITIALAAAALAASLADDAIARRRRTRSTVVSMLESPS; this is encoded by the coding sequence ATGACGGTCGCCGTCCCCGCGCGGTCCACGGTGGACGGTCGTCTGCGGGGTCCGGTGCGCTCGCGCCGGACCCCGCAGGCCGTCCGTGCCGCCGTCCTGGTGGTGTGCCTCGCCACCGGCTTCACCACCCTGCTCGACCAGTCGATGCTCACCGTCGCCGTCCCCGTGCTGCGCGGCGAGCTCGGCGCGAGCACCGCGCAGCTCCAGTGGATCCTCGCGGGGTACTCGCTGACGTTCGGCATCGCGCTGGTCCCCGCCGGACGGCTCGGGGACCTCGTCGGCCGCCGCCTGCTGCTGGTCGCCGGGATCGTGGTCTTCAGCGGCTCCTCCCTGGTGGGTGCCACCGCGTCCGGCGCCGGGGTGCTGGTGCTCGCCCGGCTGCTCCAGGGCATCGGCGCGGGCATCGCGAACCCCCAGGTCATCGGCCTGATGCAGGACCACTTCACCGGCTCGGGCCGCGCACGGGCCTTCGGCGCGTACGGGTCGATCGGCGCGTTCTCGGCCGTCATCGCCCCGCTCGTCGGCGGCAGCGTCATCGCCGCGGCCGGCCCCGAGCTCGGCTGGCGCCTCGTCGTCGGCCTCAACATCCCGTCCGCCGTCGTGGTGGTGGTGCTCGCGCTCTGGCTCGTGCCCGCCGCGCCCGCACACGTGCCGTCCGCCGCCTCCGCGGTCCTGTCGTCCGACGCCGACGCCGACGCCGACGCCGCCGCCGACGCCGCACGCCGCGCGACCCGAGCCCTTCGCCGGCGCGGCCGCCCGCGGCGCGCGCCCCGCGACGGGCTCGACGTCGTCGGCCTCGTGCTCATCACGCTCAGCGTGCTCGCGCTGCTCGTCCCGTTCGTGCTCCAGGACGCGTCCCTCGCGCGGCGGGTGCTGTTCGCCGCGCCGCTCGCCGTCGTCGTGCCCGCGCTCGCCCTGTGGGAGCGGCGCTACGCCCGCTCCGGCCGGGTGCCGGTCCTCGCCCCCGAGCTCGTGCGCTCGCCCGGCTACGTCCTCGGCTGCCTCGTCGCGACCTTCTCGTTCGGGCAGGCCCTCGGGTACTCCGCCGTGCTCATGCTGTTCCTCCAGGACGGTCTCGGGCTCAGCCCCGTCCAGGCCGGGCTCGTCACCACGCCCGGCGCGATCGTCTCCGGCGTCGTCGGCAACCTCTCCTGGCGGGTGCTGCGCCGCTGGGGACGCGCGGGCGTCACCGCCGCGTACGCCGCCAAGGTCGTGACCAGCATCGGCGTGCTCGTCGCGGTCCTCGTCGTGCCGGAGCGCGGGTTCGTGGCCACGCTCGTGGTCGCCCAGGTGGTCACCGGCGCCCTCGCCGGGGTCAGCTTCTCGCCCAACCAGACGCTCACCCTCGAGCACGCCGCCCCCGGCCGCCACGGCGTCGCCGCCGGCGCGCTCCAGCTCGCGCAGCGCATCAGCTCCACCGTCTGCCTCGCCGCCATGACGGGCGCCTACGTCGCCGTCGCCGGCCCGCACGCCGTCGTCGGGCACCCGGGCGCCACGACCGGACACCGCGCGGCCCTCGCCGTCGCCACCGGCATCACCATCGCGCTCGCGGCCGCGGCGCTCGCGGCGAGCCTCGCCGACGACGCGATCGCCCGCCGTCGCCGGACGCGCTCAACAGTAGTATCAATGCTAGAATCTCCATCATGA